TTTATTGTATCTACTCTCAGTCGTCCACAGATCGATTCCGCTATGTTCAACGGTGGTGacctcatttttttcatttatgttttaatCTCCTTTGATTAATTTGGACGAAAGGAGAGTTGAATAGCGTATCTGTTAAATTCATGGCTTCGGATTCGGTTTTAGAAATGAAATTAGTTTTAGTAATTTTCtatgttttttgtttgatttttctttcaactCGTACTATTACTATGAGATAAGGACGGATTTGTGTTCGTTGAAGATCTGTACGTTTTATTTAGTGTTGATAGACAGATCTACTGAAAAGATAGCTTGTTTCTGTGATTGGAAATCGAGATTATGCTTTTTGTCGTGATACTCTATTTTCGTGTGGTCAacacaatattttcttttcatgtttgcAACTGACATAAAAGACTTCATCAAGTGAACTTACTTGTACCTGGATCGGAAGTTTTGAAGAGTTTGAAATGTCTTTTAGTGTCTAGTTTGTCGTGTTACACAGCTGACATTGTTGTGCGGGCACATCAGTCATCGATTGAATATGATTTACTGGTCTATTTTTACTTCTCTTATTTTACCATAACGACTGTTTGTTGTAACTCTGGATGAGAGAGAGATGCCAACTTGTTTCACCGTAGTACCATTCTTATTTCACCACCATGATAACCAAGATACACGTCATGCATGTTGATTCTAATGAGCTTGTACATGTCTTGTCTGTTTTATCTGAAATAGCTGCTTTGTTGTTCAGATCACATTACGCAATGGTGAAGGCTGTGGCAGTTCTTGGCAGCAGTGAGGGTGTCACTGGAACTGTCTACTTCAGTCAGGACGGAAATGGTGAGCCTCAACAGTGAGCATGACCCTCATCGTTAATAAACTTCACAATAAGCATTTATTAGggagaaaaataataagttaaaatgaATCAAGCTTCTCTACtaggaaaatttaaattatgactTTCATTACAAAAAGTAAGTGCatattttgatgatatattaTGACGTGaaccttttttcttcttttgcactAACCGCTGAGCCAAATCAAGTAATATATATTGTCAATTGTGCAGGTCCAACCACCGTAACTGGCACTCTTACTGGTCTTAAGCCTGGTCACCATGGCTTCCATGTCCATGCCTTGGGGGACACTACCAATGGTTGCCTGTCAACTGGTATAGTCTCTGGACAATAACCCGAATAAATTTTTGATTCAGTTGGACATTAATGAGCTGGAACAAATTGTATTCACTTCACTTGAATTGAAAGCAATGAACATTTGTATAGGGAATTCTTCAAAAGTTTGAAGCAATAAAATCTGTTATAAAGCAGCTGAATTTGGATGAAAATCCTGCCATTTAGTAACATATTAGAAggcttaatttttattttccccACATTTTTACAGGACCACATTTCAATCCTAATAACAAGGAGCATGGTGCTCCCGAGGATGAGAATCGCCATGCTGGTGATCTAGGGAATGTAAATGTTGGTGATGATGGTATGACCGATATGATATTTTCCTGTctcatttatttgatttatgcTGATTCCTATCATTCCGAGATAGATAATAATGCTACTTTTCTGACTCCAATTCTTAAAGTTCTGATTATTATAATACCGATGGTAgataataatgtttaatatttttataattaatagttaACAAGCAATCTGGCGGTTTTATCAGaaacttttcctttttttgaACAAATGGCTAGTAATCAAGATTACTTGCTTTCTGTTTTGTGATAGTCTATCTCTGTAAGagcttttctttatttttttcgtaTCACATACCACATGCTTGTTTGGTCCTTATTTAAAATGGATTCCTCTCGTTTTGTAACTCAGGTACCGCCAGCTTCAGTATTACTGACAGTCAGGTATGTTATTCATCTCCTGATCAAATTCTctgattattttttctattttgagaGTTGACACCATGAGAAGCTTCAGTTTTTAATGAGTTATTGAATGTGAACAGATTCCTCTCACTGGACCAAACTCCATCATTGGGAGAGCTGTTGTTGTCCATGCTGATCCTGATGATCTTGGGAAAGGTATTCACTAATCTGTTTTATACCTTGTCATCTTTGGTATCTGAGGCATCGGTCATCGAATTAAATTGTGTCTTCTTCTCGTTCATTTTCTTTGCTAACAAACAGTGATGATGAACTTGGTCATTTCTCCTTCCTTGCATACCAAATCGTTCGTTGTTAAAAGCGTTCGTTGTTTTTCGGCTTACTGCTTGTTATAGTTCCTTCTCCTTTTGTGTAGGTGGTCATGAGCTTAGCAAGTCTACTGGAAATGCTGGTGGCAGAGTAGCCTGTGGTAAGCAGAGACTGTGGTTTTAAAAATACTGTATTTTCTGATATATTCTTTATTACCTATGCAATATCAATGGTCGATGTTGTTGTGATGCCACTGATAAGGTTTACATACATCTTTATAGATACTATCATGTAtcaatcaatatataaaatttgacaGCCTTTGCTAAAATGTCGGCTATCTCAATTTCTTTTCACTGTTTCATGACTCCT
This portion of the Vigna unguiculata cultivar IT97K-499-35 chromosome 6, ASM411807v1, whole genome shotgun sequence genome encodes:
- the LOC114187910 gene encoding superoxide dismutase [Cu-Zn]; translated protein: MVKAVAVLGSSEGVTGTVYFSQDGNGPTTVTGTLTGLKPGHHGFHVHALGDTTNGCLSTGPHFNPNNKEHGAPEDENRHAGDLGNVNVGDDGTASFSITDSQIPLTGPNSIIGRAVVVHADPDDLGKGGHELSKSTGNAGGRVACGIIGLQG